In a genomic window of Bradyrhizobium ontarionense:
- a CDS encoding ABC transporter permease, producing MTDLANVAVSSMSQKPAKPRRSFSLGSPIAWIGLAVLILSWIAAVNLLNIPSYILPKPEAVVRALWSGLAVSPASQLGYYLPLWSTLSNAAIGCTIGVLLGLLIGSLMAEVEAIERLVMPYAFALQSLPKVAIAPLIVIWFGFGDGSKIAISALLSFFPVLINSFTGLRAVEPERIDLMRSLSASRLETYRIVKLPNAAPFIFAGLDMAVVYALLGAIVAEFLGAQRGMGVVITQAQAVSDVAGVFAALIILGVLGIVLHGIVRWCEAKVVHWGANRKK from the coding sequence ATGACTGATCTCGCCAACGTCGCCGTTTCATCCATGTCGCAAAAGCCGGCCAAGCCTCGCCGCAGTTTCAGCCTGGGATCGCCGATCGCCTGGATCGGCCTTGCGGTCCTGATCCTGAGCTGGATCGCCGCGGTCAACCTGCTGAACATCCCATCCTACATCCTGCCGAAGCCCGAAGCCGTCGTCCGCGCGCTGTGGTCCGGATTAGCGGTCAGCCCGGCAAGCCAGCTCGGCTATTACCTGCCGCTGTGGAGCACGCTCAGCAACGCCGCAATCGGCTGCACGATCGGAGTCTTGCTCGGCCTTCTGATCGGCTCGCTGATGGCGGAGGTCGAGGCGATCGAACGGCTGGTGATGCCGTATGCGTTCGCGCTGCAGAGCCTGCCGAAGGTGGCAATCGCGCCGCTGATCGTGATCTGGTTCGGCTTCGGCGACGGCTCGAAGATCGCGATCTCGGCACTGCTGTCGTTCTTCCCCGTGCTGATCAACAGCTTCACTGGGCTGCGCGCCGTCGAACCGGAACGCATCGACCTGATGCGCTCGCTGTCGGCGTCGCGGCTGGAGACCTATCGCATCGTCAAGCTGCCCAACGCCGCGCCCTTCATCTTCGCCGGCCTCGACATGGCCGTGGTCTATGCACTGCTCGGCGCGATCGTTGCCGAGTTCCTCGGCGCCCAGCGCGGCATGGGCGTCGTCATCACCCAGGCCCAGGCGGTGTCGGACGTCGCCGGCGTGTTCGCCGCGCTGATCATTCTCGGCGTGCTCGGCATCGTGCTGCATGGGATCGTGCGCTGGTGCGAGGCCAAGGTCGTGCACTGGGGCGCCAACCGCAAAAAATAA
- a CDS encoding ABC transporter substrate-binding protein — MVSRRSFLKSSAGAALLMSGAPAGLMAADIRKIRFGVGLKALNATVINCVIGEALGYNAQEGFSLDVQALGTNANVQVATDRGSVAIGIGVPSTALPLLAKNEWGGAKMFYQYTYPYKWDIAVPPGSALKSYTDLKGKKVGVSDFGATEYPVTKNVLKALGLDPDKDVSWVAVGNGTPAGVALQRGVVDALAYFDTGFGQIEAAGIELTYLPRPTSIPMVGGQFLMAMPATFEKDKDLLIGFGRSVCKASQFLLANPAAGAKAFLKLYPETAPRGASEDEAVKAVLQSISRRIKLYAPPYANTQMGAINEQEFRTEAAMNGLDIKDYAALYTNELIDKINNFDAVKVKAEAAAYKG, encoded by the coding sequence ATGGTTTCGCGCAGGTCATTCCTGAAGAGCAGCGCCGGTGCGGCGCTGCTGATGAGCGGCGCTCCGGCCGGGCTGATGGCCGCCGACATCAGAAAGATCCGTTTCGGCGTCGGGCTCAAGGCGCTCAACGCCACGGTCATCAATTGTGTGATCGGCGAGGCGCTCGGCTACAATGCGCAGGAGGGCTTCTCGCTCGACGTCCAGGCGCTCGGCACCAACGCCAACGTCCAGGTCGCGACCGATCGCGGCTCGGTGGCGATCGGCATCGGCGTGCCGTCGACGGCGTTGCCGCTGCTCGCCAAGAACGAATGGGGCGGCGCCAAGATGTTCTATCAGTACACCTACCCGTACAAATGGGACATCGCCGTCCCGCCCGGCTCTGCGCTCAAGAGCTACACCGATCTGAAGGGCAAGAAGGTCGGCGTCTCGGACTTTGGCGCCACCGAATATCCGGTGACCAAGAACGTGCTGAAGGCGCTCGGCCTCGATCCGGACAAGGATGTGAGCTGGGTCGCGGTCGGCAACGGCACGCCGGCCGGCGTCGCCCTGCAGCGCGGCGTCGTCGATGCGCTGGCCTATTTCGACACCGGCTTCGGCCAGATCGAGGCCGCCGGCATCGAGCTGACCTACCTGCCGCGTCCGACCTCGATCCCGATGGTCGGCGGCCAGTTTCTGATGGCGATGCCCGCGACCTTCGAGAAGGACAAGGATCTCTTGATCGGCTTCGGCCGCTCGGTGTGCAAGGCCTCGCAGTTTCTGCTCGCCAATCCCGCCGCCGGCGCCAAGGCCTTTCTCAAGCTCTATCCGGAAACGGCGCCGCGCGGCGCCAGCGAGGACGAGGCGGTCAAGGCCGTGCTGCAGTCGATCAGCCGCCGCATCAAGCTGTATGCGCCGCCTTATGCCAACACCCAGATGGGCGCGATCAACGAGCAGGAGTTCCGCACCGAAGCGGCAATGAACGGGCTGGACATCAAGGACTATGCTGCGCTCTACACCAATGAGCTGATCGACAAGATCAACAATTTCGATGCAGTGAAGGTCAAGGCCGAGGCGGCTGCGTACAAGGGATGA
- a CDS encoding SDR family NAD(P)-dependent oxidoreductase: MTAQDHDSSSGPRHAVVTGTSSGIGRAVAERLLADGWRVTGIDRAASVLSHERFDGFEADLAEPHTLIARLADVGAVTALVHAAGYMRVGRLGELQAESGEGMWRVHVGAAEALANALAPRLGEGGRIVLIGSRTANGAAGRSQYAATKAALTGLARSWAIELAPRRVTVNVIAPAATDTPFLRDPSRAGTAPVLPPMGRFVDPTEVAALTAFLLSPEAGAITGQTITICAGASL, encoded by the coding sequence ATGACGGCGCAGGACCACGACAGCAGCTCCGGACCGCGCCATGCGGTGGTGACCGGAACCAGCTCCGGCATCGGCCGCGCGGTCGCCGAGCGTCTGCTGGCGGACGGCTGGCGCGTGACCGGCATCGACCGCGCGGCCTCGGTGCTGTCGCACGAACGCTTCGATGGCTTCGAGGCCGATCTGGCTGAGCCGCACACGCTGATCGCGCGCCTTGCTGACGTCGGTGCCGTGACCGCGCTGGTCCATGCCGCCGGCTACATGCGTGTCGGCCGTCTCGGCGAGTTGCAGGCCGAGAGCGGCGAAGGGATGTGGCGCGTCCATGTCGGCGCCGCGGAGGCGCTGGCCAATGCGTTGGCGCCGCGTCTGGGCGAGGGCGGCCGCATCGTGCTGATCGGCAGTCGTACCGCCAATGGTGCGGCGGGCCGCAGCCAGTACGCCGCGACCAAGGCGGCGCTCACCGGCCTCGCACGCTCCTGGGCGATCGAGCTCGCGCCGCGTCGCGTCACCGTCAACGTCATCGCACCGGCCGCGACCGACACGCCGTTCCTGCGCGATCCCAGCCGGGCCGGCACCGCGCCGGTGCTGCCGCCGATGGGCCGCTTCGTCGATCCCACTGAAGTCGCCGCGCTCACTGCTTTCCTGCTGTCGCCGGAGGCCGGCGCCATCACCGGCCAGACCATCACCATCTGCGCCGGCGCCTCGCTCTGA
- a CDS encoding mandelate racemase/muconate lactonizing enzyme family protein, which produces MTVRIVDVREVTKPISSPIRNAYIDFTKMTSSLVAVITNVERQGRPVVGYGFNSNGRYGQGGLIRERFRARLLDADPASLLDASKDNIDPDKAWAAMMSNEKPGGHGERSVAVGTLDMAIWDAVAKIADKPLFRLLAERHDRTADPRVFVYAAGGYYYPGKDLSALRREMRGYLERGYNVVKMKIGGAPIEEDRHRIEAVLAEIGPNNQLAVDANGRFDLETAIAYAKMLRDYPLFWYEEAGDPLDYHLQATLADYYPGPMATGENLFSHQDARNLIRYGGMRPDRDWLQFDCALSYGLCEYLRTLDVLRTYGWSPSRCIPHGGHQMSLNIAAGLGLGGNESYPDLFQPYGGFPDGVKVIDGHITMPDLPGIGFEGKSDLYAEMRALSA; this is translated from the coding sequence ATGACCGTCCGTATCGTCGACGTCCGCGAGGTGACGAAGCCGATCTCATCGCCGATCCGCAACGCCTATATCGACTTCACCAAGATGACGTCGAGCCTCGTCGCGGTCATCACCAATGTCGAGCGCCAGGGGCGTCCCGTCGTCGGCTACGGCTTCAACTCCAACGGCCGTTACGGCCAGGGCGGGCTCATCCGTGAGCGGTTCAGGGCGCGCCTGCTGGACGCCGACCCCGCCTCGCTGCTGGACGCCAGCAAGGACAACATCGATCCCGACAAGGCCTGGGCGGCGATGATGAGCAACGAGAAGCCCGGTGGCCACGGCGAGCGTTCGGTCGCGGTCGGCACGCTCGACATGGCGATCTGGGACGCGGTCGCCAAGATCGCCGACAAGCCGCTGTTTCGTCTGCTCGCCGAGCGTCACGACCGCACCGCCGATCCGCGCGTGTTCGTCTACGCCGCCGGCGGCTACTACTATCCGGGCAAGGATCTCTCGGCGCTGCGCCGGGAGATGCGCGGCTATCTCGAGCGCGGCTACAACGTCGTGAAGATGAAGATCGGCGGCGCCCCCATTGAGGAAGACCGCCATCGCATCGAGGCCGTGCTCGCCGAGATCGGCCCCAACAACCAGCTCGCCGTCGACGCCAATGGCCGCTTCGACCTGGAGACCGCGATCGCCTACGCCAAGATGCTGCGCGACTATCCGCTGTTCTGGTACGAGGAGGCTGGCGATCCGCTCGACTATCACCTGCAGGCGACCTTGGCCGACTACTATCCCGGCCCGATGGCGACCGGCGAGAACCTGTTCAGCCACCAGGATGCGCGCAACCTCATCCGCTACGGCGGCATGCGTCCCGATCGCGACTGGCTGCAGTTCGACTGCGCGCTGTCCTACGGCCTGTGCGAATATCTGCGCACGCTGGACGTGCTCAGGACCTACGGCTGGTCGCCGTCGCGCTGCATCCCGCATGGTGGCCACCAGATGTCGCTCAACATCGCCGCCGGCCTCGGCCTCGGCGGCAATGAGAGCTATCCCGACCTGTTCCAGCCCTATGGTGGCTTCCCCGACGGCGTGAAGGTGATCGACGGCCACATCACGATGCCCGATCTCCCGGGTATCGGCTTTGAAGGCAAGTCGGATCTCTATGCCGAGATGCGCGCACTCAGCGCGTGA
- a CDS encoding response regulator has translation MSRVLIADDEDSMRTLVARAIAMDGHETVTAQDGAEALEILTRENGAFDLLLSDIQMPIMDGIALALAAARDFPDLTILLMTGFAHQRERASNLSAIAHDVITKPFSVADIRTAVADALASKPAKA, from the coding sequence ATGTCGCGCGTTCTGATCGCCGACGACGAAGATTCGATGCGGACGCTGGTCGCGCGCGCAATAGCCATGGACGGCCACGAGACCGTCACCGCGCAGGACGGCGCCGAGGCGCTCGAGATCCTGACACGTGAGAACGGCGCCTTCGACCTGCTGCTGAGCGACATCCAGATGCCGATCATGGATGGCATCGCGCTGGCGCTGGCAGCCGCACGCGATTTCCCCGACCTGACGATCCTGTTGATGACGGGCTTTGCGCATCAGCGCGAGCGGGCCTCGAATCTCAGCGCGATCGCGCATGACGTGATCACCAAGCCGTTCTCGGTCGCCGACATTCGCACCGCGGTCGCCGACGCGCTGGCGTCGAAGCCGGCCAAGGCGTAG
- a CDS encoding MJ0042-type zinc finger domain-containing protein, which produces MFIICPHCTTSYAIDLATLGTAGRNVRCSRCKEVWLAHPEDAVAAPAPMPAMAEAGAAAAPRDVADEWEALAREEADEQPPEVASPPLAADWPEDETGEAGADPGEPAPARGSRLAILKKFIRHPVLPPLAGRAIFNLPALTAAMAALTIALVVWRADVVRLMPQTASFYKLVGLEVNLRGVTFKDLKVATETVDGKPVLVIEGMIVSTTKKAVDLPRLRFSVRDAQGTEIYAWNSVLDQAVLKPGERTAFKSRLASPPPEGRNIDIRFFNRRDLTAGSA; this is translated from the coding sequence ATGTTCATCATTTGCCCCCATTGTACCACATCTTATGCCATTGATTTGGCAACCCTGGGTACAGCCGGCCGCAACGTGCGTTGCTCCCGTTGCAAGGAGGTGTGGCTGGCGCATCCCGAGGATGCGGTCGCGGCTCCGGCGCCGATGCCGGCGATGGCCGAGGCCGGCGCGGCGGCCGCGCCGCGCGACGTGGCCGACGAATGGGAAGCCCTCGCCCGCGAGGAAGCCGACGAACAGCCGCCGGAAGTGGCGAGTCCGCCGCTCGCCGCCGACTGGCCCGAGGACGAGACCGGCGAGGCCGGGGCCGATCCGGGGGAGCCGGCTCCGGCCAGGGGCTCGCGGCTCGCCATTCTCAAAAAATTCATCAGGCATCCTGTTTTACCGCCTCTCGCCGGAAGGGCCATCTTCAACCTGCCGGCACTCACGGCCGCGATGGCGGCGCTCACGATCGCGCTCGTCGTCTGGCGTGCCGACGTGGTCCGGCTGATGCCGCAGACGGCCTCCTTCTACAAGCTGGTTGGGCTCGAGGTGAACCTGCGCGGCGTAACCTTCAAGGATCTGAAGGTGGCGACGGAAACCGTCGACGGCAAGCCGGTGCTGGTCATCGAGGGCATGATCGTCAGCACCACGAAGAAGGCGGTCGACCTGCCCCGGCTGCGCTTCAGCGTTCGCGACGCGCAGGGCACCGAGATCTATGCCTGGAATTCCGTGCTCGACCAGGCCGTGCTGAAGCCCGGGGAGCGCACCGCCTTCAAGTCGCGGCTCGCTTCGCCCCCTCCCGAAGGCCGCAATATCGATATACGGTTCTTCAACCGGCGCGATCTGACCGCCGGCAGTGCATAA